In one window of Rhodopseudomonas palustris HaA2 DNA:
- a CDS encoding NADH-quinone oxidoreductase subunit J family protein — protein MSLWLAIYAGGFALVSAAIAVTRPNAVHALLYLVVMLLALAVAFFALGAAFAAVLLILIYAGAIVVLFVFVVMTLPISPESITRERAGLRGAWPLPLLLSVLILAPFLFGEFGIAGNTAAAPVSAQQVGRLLFGPWALAVELASLLLLAGLVGVRHIGRSDRSPGGRP, from the coding sequence ATGAGCCTGTGGCTGGCGATCTATGCCGGCGGCTTCGCGCTGGTGTCCGCGGCGATCGCGGTGACGCGGCCGAATGCCGTGCACGCGCTGCTGTATCTGGTGGTGATGCTGCTGGCGCTGGCGGTGGCGTTCTTCGCCCTGGGGGCGGCGTTCGCCGCCGTGCTGCTGATCCTGATCTATGCCGGTGCGATCGTGGTGCTGTTCGTGTTCGTGGTGATGACGCTGCCGATCTCCCCGGAATCGATCACGCGCGAGCGGGCCGGGCTGCGCGGCGCCTGGCCGCTGCCGCTGCTGCTGTCGGTGCTGATCCTCGCGCCGTTCCTGTTCGGGGAGTTCGGCATCGCGGGCAACACCGCCGCCGCCCCGGTGTCGGCGCAGCAGGTCGGCCGGCTGCTGTTCGGGCCATGGGCGCTGGCGGTCGAGCTCGCCTCGCTGCTGCTGCTCGCCGGCCTGGTAGGCGTCCGCCATATCGGCCGCAGCGATCGCTCGCCGGGGGGGCGCCCATGA
- the nuoK gene encoding NADH-quinone oxidoreductase subunit NuoK has product MTGSDLIGMMILAAGLFAIGLFGVLARRGILFQLVALEVALSGPALAFVAAGAYHADPQGQGMLILVLTLAAAEVAVGLALLLRIRRTAGSDDSDVISGMKG; this is encoded by the coding sequence ATGACCGGCTCCGATCTGATCGGCATGATGATCCTCGCCGCCGGCCTGTTCGCGATCGGGCTGTTCGGCGTGCTGGCGCGGCGCGGCATCCTGTTTCAGCTCGTCGCCCTTGAGGTCGCCTTGAGCGGCCCGGCGCTCGCCTTCGTCGCCGCCGGCGCCTATCATGCCGACCCGCAGGGGCAGGGAATGCTCATTCTCGTGCTGACGCTGGCCGCAGCCGAGGTCGCGGTCGGGCTGGCGCTGTTGCTGCGCATCCGCCGCACCGCCGGCAGCGACGACAGCGACGTCATCAGCGGCATGAAGGGATGA
- a CDS encoding NADH-quinone oxidoreductase subunit 5 family protein, which produces MASLLPFVPVPALIGFVVLSLIPLALSRAVVIAIGVGAAVLPAILFAPVALSCLDGACVAGAVVPILTIDAGMFVAQIAMSLDPLSMVTGGTVSVVAALVLIYSGAYMASEPLPDLRRYFALMNLFLAGMLAVVFAADVILLFLGWETIGLCSFMLIAFYDKLPKAVSAGRKALITTRIADSLLLAGLMMLFLSAGTTRLDGMLAVVPGMDPWRLAPIAGLIALGALGKSAQFPFHTWLPSAMAGPTPVSALLHSATMVAAGVILLARLAPLFAAAPEISAMVAMLGILTAAGGALIAVIQTDIKKLLAFSTMSQIGFMVLALGLGAPAVALAHFAIHAAFKSLLFLSAGVMSHASGGSTAIEALRGARYRQPWAFWSFAIGAASLAGLPVITAGWYSKEAVLAAVWSSGPWGVPLWLLAAAAAMLTAAYAFRVVFVAGSQSADLAAPPWGGAAVMIPLVVLTAVAVVGGLSVGALIGFAGGTEDHLPLLPTLLGAAAPLLGVVLARQLVRHPRELEHFAKRLRHVRALRIEILYYYYIVRRFRHLATVLGNAEGTEAVAQAAALRREGVDAPGLMADDPLGRAFGKEAAQPDFISRATDGQTPVVRLVAGDPVGRILIIVARVFVGSFVARFNPDQIDRAWMGFAGGFSHAWAQARRLQTGRVRDHSLWIALGCAALLLYAWGTSWR; this is translated from the coding sequence ATGGCCTCGCTGCTCCCCTTCGTTCCGGTCCCGGCGCTGATCGGCTTCGTGGTGCTGTCGCTGATCCCGCTGGCGCTGTCGCGCGCGGTGGTGATCGCGATCGGCGTCGGCGCCGCGGTGCTGCCGGCAATCCTGTTCGCGCCGGTCGCGCTGTCCTGCCTCGACGGCGCCTGCGTCGCCGGCGCGGTGGTGCCGATCCTGACGATCGACGCCGGCATGTTCGTCGCCCAGATCGCGATGTCGCTCGATCCGCTCAGCATGGTCACCGGCGGCACGGTCAGCGTGGTGGCCGCCTTGGTGCTGATCTATTCCGGCGCGTATATGGCCTCCGAGCCGTTGCCGGATCTGCGCCGCTATTTCGCGCTGATGAATCTGTTTCTCGCCGGCATGCTGGCGGTGGTGTTCGCCGCCGACGTCATCCTGCTGTTCCTCGGCTGGGAGACCATCGGCCTGTGCAGCTTCATGCTGATCGCGTTCTACGACAAGCTGCCGAAGGCGGTGTCGGCCGGGCGCAAGGCGCTGATCACCACCCGGATCGCCGACAGCCTGCTGCTCGCCGGCCTGATGATGCTGTTCCTGTCCGCCGGCACCACGCGGCTCGACGGCATGCTGGCCGTGGTGCCCGGAATGGACCCCTGGCGGCTGGCGCCGATTGCCGGCCTGATCGCGCTCGGCGCGCTTGGCAAATCGGCGCAATTTCCGTTTCACACCTGGTTGCCGAGCGCGATGGCCGGCCCGACGCCGGTGTCGGCGCTGCTGCATTCCGCCACGATGGTGGCCGCCGGCGTGATCCTGCTGGCGCGGCTCGCGCCGCTGTTCGCCGCCGCACCGGAAATCTCCGCGATGGTGGCGATGCTGGGCATCCTCACCGCGGCCGGCGGCGCGCTGATCGCGGTGATCCAGACCGATATCAAGAAGCTGCTGGCGTTCTCGACCATGAGTCAGATCGGCTTCATGGTGCTGGCGCTCGGGCTCGGCGCGCCGGCGGTGGCGCTGGCGCACTTCGCGATCCATGCCGCGTTCAAGTCGCTGCTGTTCCTCAGCGCCGGCGTGATGAGCCACGCCTCCGGCGGCTCGACCGCGATCGAGGCGTTGCGCGGCGCGCGCTATCGCCAGCCCTGGGCGTTCTGGAGCTTTGCGATCGGCGCCGCCTCGCTCGCCGGCCTGCCGGTGATCACGGCGGGCTGGTATTCGAAGGAAGCGGTGCTCGCCGCGGTGTGGAGCAGCGGGCCGTGGGGCGTGCCGCTGTGGCTGCTGGCTGCCGCGGCCGCGATGCTGACCGCCGCCTATGCGTTCCGTGTGGTGTTCGTCGCCGGCAGCCAGTCCGCCGATCTCGCCGCGCCGCCCTGGGGCGGGGCCGCGGTGATGATCCCGCTGGTCGTGCTCACGGCGGTTGCCGTGGTCGGTGGGCTGTCGGTGGGTGCGTTGATCGGCTTCGCCGGTGGCACGGAGGACCATCTCCCGCTGCTGCCGACGCTGCTCGGCGCCGCCGCGCCGCTGCTCGGCGTGGTGCTGGCGCGGCAGCTCGTCCGGCATCCGCGGGAGTTGGAGCATTTCGCGAAGCGGCTGCGCCATGTCCGCGCCCTCCGCATCGAGATCCTGTATTACTACTACATCGTCCGGCGCTTCCGGCATCTCGCCACGGTGCTCGGTAACGCCGAAGGCACCGAAGCGGTGGCGCAGGCGGCGGCGCTGCGCCGGGAAGGCGTTGACGCGCCGGGACTGATGGCGGACGATCCGCTCGGTCGCGCGTTCGGGAAAGAGGCGGCCCAGCCTGATTTCATATCGCGTGCGACCGACGGGCAGACCCCTGTGGTGCGTCTCGTCGCCGGAGATCCGGTCGGCCGGATTCTGATCATCGTCGCGCGGGTATTTGTCGGCAGTTTCGTCGCACGGTTCAATCCCGATCAGATCGATCGGGCGTGGATGGGATTCGCAGGCGGCTTTAGTCACGCCTGGGCGCAGGCACGGCGGCTGCAGACCGGCCGCGTCCGCGATCATTCGCTCTGGATCGCGCTCGGCTGCGCGGCGCTTCTACTTTATGCTTGGGGGACGTCATGGCGCTGA